Genomic DNA from Schistosoma haematobium chromosome 1, whole genome shotgun sequence:
agaaatataTCTGTTAACTAGCTAACGTGTGGTCAAACTGTCGTCAAAGATCATTATTGAGTCCTAGTATCTCGTGACTGTATTCTCGAGCAGATTTAAGCAGGATTATTTGTATGCTTAGTGTTTAGATTAAGGATATTTTACCCATTTTTTAAGACTTAAAACCATAATTTTAGTCGTTTTTAAAGTTGTGTTAAAGGTTTCAATTGCTTGGATCGACtctagtgatcaatattttCCTCCCTTTTATATATAATCTGTTGATTATCCATCTCTTCTTGACTTGCTAGACAATTTTTTGTTTGGTTATGTTACCCTGTCTTTTGTATGATATATGTTATGTAGTAAGTGATTATTGTTCCGCTGCTGAGGTATCCATTTAGATACATCTGTCCTGTACACCGTTAACTTTCCAGGTGCTTACAAAACATGTTAGACGTAGGCATCTCTGTGAAAATGATGAGATGATTTGACTTCTTGTTGAACGAGATAGTAGGTCTTAACTGGTTGAATAGATGGAAACATGAGATGATAATCGAATAGCATTAGAGAAAAAGGCATAAGACAAATTAAACAAATTCCAGAAGAATATGACGGAGCGTTGTCAGCTTCATGACCAGTTGAGGTCGTAGGGATATTGGAGGTGGCTGGCGGCCTTATTGACAGATTAGAGGTAACCAAACCACGTGTCATATTTTGTTAAACCACTCTTTAAAATGCTTCTTTCTCAACCGCTTTTATGTATATTTCGAAGTGGTCGTGCGAGCCTTAAATTGTCTATCTCTATACTTTAGTATCTACTCTGTATTTACATAATAACAGAATCTAacttgaaaatttattttcttacTTCCAGAAGAACTGTCTACTTATCTGCTAGTTCGTCAGATTCTGGTGATTATCCATCGGATGTGGAGGATCAAGATTTTTCAGGTATTGTTTACGGAAGTCCTACTTCAAAAGCAGCCACTATTCGTGCTCAGAGGGCTCGTGCTAAACCAATTCTTTCAAATGCTCGTGGACCTGCTATTCTTATTGGTGGGATGACATCGATAAGTCTATGTCGTCGGAACAATAAACAATCAGGTCACAGTATTAGTTCAAAATACCGTTCAAAATCTGGTCGTACTTCAAGCAGCAGCGGAGAAAGCGTCCGAGGCCACCGTTCCAGTTCATCTGATGTATGTCTAGTGATGTATTTTTTTACTTGAAAGTTACTTCTTTTCTCAATCCATAAGTAATAAATTCGAGTGTAGTCACTAACTTTCGATATTTTAGCTACTTATTAAACTCTTCTCACTAATTCTGCCACTACTGAAGATAAAACTGGCTAAAATAACGACTCGATTTCGTAAGTCTACTTGTCAGTTGTCTGAATAAAGTCTAACTACTGGATGATACAGGTTTGAATCTTACAAAGCACCTTAGTTCCTTCATGAATTGCTAGCACTCCTAGTTGATGAGTGCCAAAAGGTTCAACTGGATTATTGAATACAATTTAGGTGTGTTTCAAATGTATCTTTTATTCCTAGCGGTTCACATTCTGCCATATTACATGTTCTCATTCTTTCAAATGGATGACAGTAAACCATATATTGTACTTTGTCCTATCCGACTTAATTTAAAAGCTAATATATTTACCTTCAAAGAAGCTCGTCAAATGGAGAATTGTCTTTAATTGAAAAAACTCCCTAGTCATCAGATGATGATGACCTAGCAAGTTTATATTGctgtacatttatttttaatcagaatcatATTGAGTGAAGTTGACTATATTCATTACTGTTAGTTTTATAAACATGatcattgtttaaatatataagtATTCATTCTGCTTTGTATTAAAGTCCAATTCGGTTATGATATACACTTCCTCTATAATATATCAAGTTTATTATGTAAACGAAAAAACTGAAATGGGTAGAGTGTTTTAATTACCAAACCGAATATGCTAGTGCACTAAATCATTGGTTTATCGATACAATCGTCCTTGTGATCTAGACAGTTATATGTATTCTTAAACCCTAACTAAATAATAGATAACCGATGGCATGGCCCGTTTACAATTTTATACCTGTCATTTGACCTTAAACTGGCTTGTAATATTTTTATGTTCGCCTAGCCGATTACTTTCCTCTGGAATTTGCTTTCATTTGTACTGACGGAACATCGTATTCTTTATCCTGTAGGTTGTACATGATAAGTATACCAATGTTATAAATGTcgtatttcatttttttagcGATCTTACTCCAATCGAGGATCACGTAGTGGATTTCGTCGCCCTAAACACTCCCGTGTAGAATACATCACTACATTTGGTGATAATGAagacaataatgatgataaacgAAATATTAGTGGGAGTTCACGATTtggttcaaataaacaaacattgcTATCTGATCGAAATGGAGGTGGATCATCTGGTTCATTAGATTCTAAACCGCCTGGATCAGCTGCATCTGCTGTCGCAGCTTCTGTTGTTTCAAAGCTACTCAGTTCAACATCACAAACATCAGTAGTTAAGAGTAAAAGTAGTTTTGTCAGTGCATCTGGTTCAAAATCCACAAGAACTGAATCTCGCATACGGTAAAGTTATTGTTGTCCATGGATGAAGTTTATTATAGGgtagttttttatttattaattgtgATTATGTTATTAATTTGTTGTCAGAACAGTGTAAATACTCAAGTATTTACCACTCAAAAAATGCAATCCATAAATAGaagtaataatattttaaggaaaagaaaaaggaaTCACCATTGACCCTTTCTGAGCCATACCTGAAAACAACCACTAAGTTACTCAATCTTGAGGACCTCGAATGGGAATTCATGATGAACTGTGATAGTTGTCAACGCTATATTAGCTATCATTTATACTACAGCACCATGTCATAAACTGACTATCCACCTTCTCCACAAAGTCTCGAAGTCAACAATAAATGCGCAACGTAGGAGCCATTGAGATGAAATTCGTAAAGCATGACTAAGCCATTGATGTCTTTGTTTCAAAACAGCGGGattaattgaattatcattactatGCCCAAATACACTATTGGACCTCAAAGTATTCATAATAAACCTTTTATCAAACCAGTAAGTGATTTCAGTCGTTTCATAATCGGGTTTACGTTATGTGATTCATATTATATCTTTTTTCCAGGTCCTCTCCTAGTTTTAGTGAACGAAGAAGACCCCTGCAATCGAGAAGTCGCTACCGCCGTTCCACCTCTCGATCTAGTAGTCGGCGATCACGCAGTTCTCGTGGTAGCAGGAGCCGTAGGAGATATCATAGTCGAACGCGGAATAGTAATAGTAGCAGAAGTTATCGTAGTTCTTACCGGAGGTACAAACGTAGTCCAAATCGATACCGCTCAAGGCATAGGTCCTCTTCATCAAGAAGATCGTACTCTAGTTCCAGTACTTCAACCGACAATCGAAAATCTAACTATGATCGGTTAGTTTACCTCTTTTTAGACTGTTCTTTTGATTGTTACGTTATAAAAGTTTATCAGTTCATAATTATAATCCTTATCAACTTTTGTTTTACGTCTCTTAAGTCTGATGTTGGAATAATCTTATTTATTCACGGCTCCTTAAGTGGTGTTTGACGGCTCTAACTATCAACTTTTTAATACATATGCACTAACTATACAATTTAAATCGTTACCATATAATTCATAAGTCAAAGGACAGTTATGTTCTATGGTGTTGTGGAGGTTGTTGAATTTAAGGTTTCACACCATCGACTGATTTTGGGTCCGATCTTTGGTGGGGTCATAAATGAACAATGCTGAGGGGTCTCATACTCGAACGACGGGATAtttttccagtgcttcttggttttcagtAGTTGTCTAACATAGTTTAATTCGTTATGTCAAGCTTAGAAGAACAATTATGTATTTTTTAGCACTATTTTTTGTTCTGTGGGATGAATGAGTaatgttgagattagacataCAGTGTACGTAGCAAATTGGTTGATGATGTCGTAAATGTTCGTCAACTGAGGTGGTTTGTATGTGTTAAGTATGTCTAACCACCCCTGTCATCTACGAGCGATATTTGGTAGTTCAGAAGTTTGCTAAAAGAAAGTTGTcggcggccaaaccaagacaTAGTGTCACTCTTTAATGTCACTGACTGTTGATCTAAGCCATGTAGGTAGATACAAACTTTCCGATTGGAGGCTGGTTGATAACAGCGACCAATTAGTGGAGTATACTTTCATAAATACCTTTCAATCCAGTCTTTTTGGAGCATATTGCTAAGGTTTAGTATTTCTTTTGATGAAAGTTTCTACATCATTTCGACCTGTTTTGTTGTATTTTATATGgttgtgctaatatggtatgggaATTTGATCCAAAACATATCTTTTCCAGACCTTATGTTGATTATGTCTGTCTATTCATTTTCTTGTCTAATCATCTTTTATAATGTTTGAAACTTAAGGGGCTCTTCCCATTTCATGATTTTgtatatatttccttgaaaagtACTGTTTTTTCATACTTTTATGTATGCTGTTGTCCCAAAGGATTAGATTTAGTATTCTATCGTTTGTGctattttttaatagttttgtGTTTCCTAAAGAATTGAAATAGAGACAGATATTTAGTATCAGTCTATGTGATATACTCAATACAAACTTCCAAATACAGTTATTTACTACTACTGCTGTTATTTCTCTGAAAAATGGCGTGAATATATCCACTCTTTATCTTTCAAATCCTcagaaatattgttttatttttacagtTTTCGTCGTCAATTGACCTTAGTTAGAAAAAGACCATTGACAACCAGGAAGCGCTGGGCACATATTTCATCCTTGTATTGGTGGGACTCAGCTGTTTGCATCCATGGCCTCGCTGGGCTTCAAACCCTAAGACCTTCGGATTTCGCTATGAATGTTTAACGTTTAGGTTGTCAACCTGCATTAAATAGTGTATCTGTCTAACCTCAATGAATTCTCGATATTGCATAATGATCTTCCTACGTCATCGGTAGGTAGGTTTCTTATACCTGATATGGTTGAACTCTGCTGGTCACAGCTCACAAGAACTCGAGGTTATTATACCACCCAAAATAAGTTACTGTAAACTTACGTTTATTTCACGATCTATACcttacaacaacaaaatttaatcctcattttaattttacatcgtgtttatttgtttttgcccTGTTGCTGTAGGGTTAGTGCAAATCCGTCTACTAGATCCTTCAATCAAAATCCACCGTATGAACAAGACGCCGTTATTCAACCAAACGTTCAAAAACAACCTTCACCTTTAGTACGCAAGCGATATTATCGTCCTGAGTTAGAATCTGCCGATGAATTGGAATTATCAGACGAGGAACAAAATGATACTAAAAAAGAATCATCAAAGTCTTCAGATGGGAATTCTGGAAAACAATTAACCTCAAGGTAATTTCAACTCGTagatatatttatgtatatggaGCTGTTGCTCAATAGTTAAACTGTTTGATTTTGAGTCGCAGTTAATATAGACTAGATGAAATATGACttgcagtagaatccaggactctcgtttcgtcctatttgggactcgtaagCTGGATGTGCTTGCATCcttgagttgatgttcactcaaggactcgaacccagtacctttctcTCCAAGCATCATCATTTTTATCCTGTTAGCTACTCACTTGTGCAACGGGTTTAAATCTTAATCTAATTTGGAATGCTTTGTGTTATCCTGTTGTTTATATGTGGAATTCCTTGATATAGCCATTATGACACAAATTAATATAGAATAGACTAAATCGGCTGGCAACGGATGTATCAAGGCAATCCGTGCAGGATCTTCATATCCAAACCAAGACTAGTCAAATTTCAGTCGGAATATCAACTACGGGATAATGTAATACCATTccaaattgaatgaaattgCATGTTCAAAAGCCTACTCCGCCTAATTCGGTCCAGAAAACCAGGTAGCACCATTAGCCTTCATATTTAAAGTATGGCTCAAAACCAGTAAAATCATTCTATACACCTAGTAAATGAGGTTGATAAAAAAAATTCCAGTGTATTAGAATTTACTGAGATGCCAAATTTCTAAACAATAGATATTTATCTAATAGGTGATTATAGTAGTGCTTAGTTCTGCCTGACTTTGATTGTTGACTTATAAAATGAGTAATCAAGTGGAATTCGTATTTTTTTTCCGATTGATAAGTTACATTCACGTAAATGGCGGCATTAGTGATCAGAAAAGAAATACAGATCAATTCCAGTTATTATTTTCAGGTGAAGACTAGTCGGATGGTATTAGCACTATTGTTTTGACCAGGGATTAGAGGTGTTGGGTCGATCTATCGAATTGGCGCAGATCCATCTACTTCTTCGTTTCTTAAATATTCAGTTTTGAAATTATCTTTGTTCGAAAAATTATTTCGTTCTTCTTAGGTCTTATTGTATGTTCATACTACttttttactactactactactactactactactactactactactactactactactactactactactactactactactactactactactactactatttccAGTGTCTAGTCATCCATTTCTACTATTTCATATCACTGTTCTAATGTATTGTGACAACTTGGGCCGAAGCACGTGTGCCAGTATATCAGTCGCTTCTGTTTCCCTTGTCAATTTGTTTTAGCTAAAgcttttatactacttataagtagttcaATTATTAAACCAACAAACGTCACTCAATCGTTTATTGAGCTAGTCGAAGCTGTTCGCAGTTCATCTATGTACTAATATATAAATTCCTTAAAAATTGTATAGGTTTTGTTTTTGCATAATTAGGTTCTGTATAAAAAGCTTTCTTACTCAATAAATCGAAAAGGAATATCACACAAGCCATATATGATTAACAACCTTTCAATGAAGTAATGTTCCGTACgtatcatttgaaaaatgtgTTTTGAGGAAATCTCAGTGGTTTTCTTGATGCTTATTATGTTCCCTAAATCAAATTGGTTGCATAAAGTTCATTTTGAGCTATTCTAATGGTCCATGGAAAATATTAACTGTAACTAGCAATGGAATATAAGACTAACGTCTCGTCCTCTTTCTGGACTTCTCAACTGGATATACCTTCATCCTGGTATTAATATTCACTCTGATTTTATAATAGTTTGAATTATCACTTTTTCGATAGATTTTTTTACAGCAACGCTGTTGTCATTATTCAACTGGGTATTTTCCGTGAATTTCCTGAACTAACATCATAGTTTTGAAGATTTGTCAGGTcattttttttaattcaaattattttttcaaTCTGTCATTTGTTTTGAAGAAGAGAAGAATAacaatcattatttttaaaacgtTCTAGAGGACGGAATTTTAAACATTTCTTATGGAACTTATTGATATTCGATCTAATTCTAACAGTTGTTATTGACGAAATCGTCTCTGTTCAGTTATCTGTGTCCAGTTTGGCTACAGTTTCATTAAACACTAAGGTGTTagtaattaatttattgatgaaattctaaactttccttttttttctttgggTGAAATAACGACTAAATTAACATTATCGTTAGGCTGTCAAACTTTCAAACTGCCTCAGTAAATGATTTGTATTACGTAACTACGAAAatcttatattttaaaaaatcaatgcTAATAAACAATTATTCCCACCAAATGATCTTACAAAATATTCATTGTATTATAGTTTTATGACTGAAATTCAGATATTTCTCTCTAAATGCAGAAAATGATTCGACAAAACGAGAATtaatttgcttaatccaaaccaCTGCTTTCTTCTTTATAGGGCACGAAGGTTCGTTGCGTCACTTACAGTCAACAATgatatcaaaacacaaatttTACACGCAATGTTTATGCATGAAAACGACAccacataataatagtaaatcatATCACAAATAGGGAAATATTTCAATGATGCTCCTTGGACAGTATATAGCCGAATGTTTCTCTGATACAAAATAACGTACTAGGTAGTAAAAAAGGTGGTtactaaatataattattaaataccTGACAATCGGTAAAACGGACTGTGTGAGATTCAATTCAAATTGCAAATATTTCCATCAGACAACCAAACAACATTAACAGGCAATTACTCCATACTGTAACCTTGATTTTTACTGAGGAAGACGTTATTGTCAGTGGTCTGACATCACAAAATAACAAACGGTATATTAAAGGCAAATCTTAATTAAAGTTAACTAGTAAAGATTTATTCAAAGAAGACTGAGAAGTGTCAAAATATGGCTGTACATGTACAGAAAAATGAGAGACagaaattcattaaaaagaatTGCACTGCTGTCAAAAGAAACACTGGAAGCATTTTCAGGGCATCCATTCTGTTACATACGGTATACTAGGATCCTTAAAAAGTTATTCTTATTTGCTAATCAATTGACACGTGATTCTAGTGTTTTCATGTACTTTAAACAATCCCTTAATTTTGTTCGATTTTCTTTGTTCATATTTTACGAGTTTACATAATTACAATTTATAGATGATTGTATACTGTTCACTTAAACTTAATTCTGATCGATAACGTTTACTTAATATAAACCGCCTACAACAGGCGATATAATTTTTCACACGTGGTAAGCGATCGATTGCTTGTAGCTTAGTCTCTATTGATTGaagaaaatttcttttttttgtcaTTCGGATAGCGTTAAATTATGTCTATAAAGTAGTAGTGCCTTGTAGATGTTTTGATGTAAGCGATAGTAGCTAAACACTCGTATTTATTCGTTCTTGATTTTTCTCTAGAGTTGGTGTATTATATATAATCACAATTTTGTCTCCATATTTTGTTGCATACAGACCATAGAAGAATTAGAACCTACTGCAGCAACACTCGGTTCAATATTGTTATTGAACACACGAAATATAAGGATTATAGTGTCTTGACTTTTTCCAAAGTAAAAATAGACTTTTTTTCAGCCAAATCAACTTCATACCTCTCATGAAATATATAAGTTAGAAGTCTTTTCGTACTATTCACCTTCCTATTATCTTAATTTTGTTATTTCAGAGTTGTTTTTTCATCATATTTATTCACAgttatcattaccaaggttaaACCTAATACTTTGGAATAGATTGAGCAATGTATAGATtgttagtaataaaaataatgatatatatgtagtatgccaatgagtagaaaattgaattTGTGATGTTTCGCTATTAAGCGTAAGTCACTTCTTCCgagaataaacaaacaaataaggaATTATTTTAGTACAagaaaaaattatcaaaatggGTTGGATTACTTCGGTGTTACGTCATTTTGTTGAAAGTAATTTTGTGGGTGATGGATGGTAAAGCTTTCTTTTCTATTCAGAGTAGTAGGACTTAGAAAGCTTCAGCTACTCATCTTTCTTTATATTTagaatatttttttgtatttttatcatCGGTTTGATGGTTGTTAGAAATTGGATGCACTGCTATTGTTGATTTAACGTGGAGGTTTTCAAGTTCTACGGGATTATTAACAGAATATTTTTTGTCTATAGGATATATACCTTTTGATTCGATTcagaaatttaattttctactcatctGGATATTACCAGtacttattagtagtagtatattACGTTTGATCGGTATtaaaaaagttatttttcaCTTATATATACAATAACATTTTAAGAATTTTCATTTACTTAATTTCTAATTGTTAAGTGTGTGCATTGTAAAAACAGTAGATATCATACACCAGTGTATTGGTTACAGGTAATTTAATGAACCTTCATATAGTCATTCATTTCACGGTTACAGACTATGTTTCTAGGTTTCGTTTTTCGTAAAATGTCGTTGGCTATCTTTAAAAACTCacgatttttttatatttttggttTTCGTCTCATTTTTTAAACAGGAGGTCGGATTCAAATTCATATGGAAATTTCGCGGGTAAGATGACGTCTCAACAATTGGTCACGGGTGGTCCTAGTCCAAGCCATGATTTAAAAGTCAGTTAATTTTCATCACCTCGCACCCATCCAACTTTCTAACATTCTGACTTACATGAACTTCGTGGAATTATTTTCTGTGGATATCCATATACAGTATAATTTTCCAATTTATTGTGAACCAATGATTTTGATGGTTGAAACACTTGGCTTTCAGCCAGCAGGTTGCATGTTTGAATGTCGTTCTATCTAATTCGGTTTATATAATCGAGTAGTATTACTAGATTTGATCAGAACATTATGATTCAAAGCCGGATAGATGAACCTGTACTTGGCAAATAAGTTGCCGACATATTAGGATATGACCAACACTACTCTGAATAGTATTTATCTGAGTAGATTTGTATACTTTCATGATTTATTCTCCATTTAAATGCATTTTACAGACGAACTACCTTAGTTTACTATCACATAGTATTGATTGTGGGATTATTCTACTGAATAAAATCATATTTGATGGGGCAAAACATTATTTCTAACAGAACATATCATATAGTGTGTTCCAGTATAAACTACTATACCGAATGCTTTTTCTTGTTTTGCTAAGATGAACAGTTCATCGGAGTCAGTTAACTATGTGAATCCAGAAAGGCTAACAGTACATTTATGTATGCAAATCAGGAATTCTAATGCATTCATTGATGATATATGAGGTTTTAAATCTTCGTCGACTCAGAGGATTGAGATATGTGTTAAGTTTAACTAATCACCCCTTACCTCTTCGAGTAATGCTTAGTAGTTCAGAAGTACATCGAAAAAAAGAAAGGGGTGACCAACCCAAGACATGGTGCCAGTCCACgaagtcattgactgttggtTTTAACCGTGTAGGTAGATACAAACTTTCTGGTTGAAGTCCGCTTGGTAACAACGATCAATTGGTAAAGTATAACTTCATATGTGCCTTTCGATCTAGTCTTTTCGGAGCATATTTCTAAGTTTTAGTATTTCTTTTTATGAAAGTTTCTACAGTCCAACCtgttttattgtatttcatatggttgtgctaatatggtatgggaATTTGATCCAAGACATATTTTTTCCATGCCATGTTGTGATGGTAACAGTCTGTCTGTCATTTAAGctaaaataactgaaaattcATAAAACATTCCTCAAAAAATTCTATCTCTTATACCACAGGGTTCTGTGatctattaaaattaatctATTTTTAGTATGCTATGTTTGTAGATTCCAATAATCTCTtcctatttttaaataaatattaatcacAATTAAGCATGCTACCTTTAACGATATTCCACGCATAAAGGTTTAAAGATTATCACTATTTTCAATGTTAACTTATCGAGTCTGTTCATCCAAACAA
This window encodes:
- a CDS encoding hypothetical protein (EggNog:ENOG410V6HE~COG:A) — its product is MTSISLCRRNNKQSGHSISSKYRSKSGRTSSSSGESVRGHRSSSSDRSYSNRGSRSGFRRPKHSRVEYITTFGDNEDNNDDKRNISGSSRFGSNKQTLLSDRNGGGSSGSLDSKPPGSAASAVAASVVSKLLSSTSQTSVVKSKSSFVSASGSKSTRTESRIRSSPSFSERRRPLQSRSRYRRSTSRSSSRRSRSSRGSRSRRRYHSRTRNSNSSRSYRSSYRRYKRSPNRYRSRHRSSSSRRSYSSSSTSTDNRKSNYDRVSANPSTRSFNQNPPYEQDAVIQPNVQKQPSPLVRKRYYRPELESADELELSDEEQNDTKKESSKSSDGNSGKQLTSRRSDSNSYGNFAGKMTSQQLVTGGPSPSHDLKTPGVVGSTVRSLMPQELLKRRVQSQLTKAFNADKKAELEKQIQLERERQAREEGLRRQARLLRRQEEKRLRAERRAMAIELGSVPGNSSDSSSHSSSSSGSSYHNSSRARSRRFQASPVRRQSSMYSSGSRKYSPPPLHSSYSRPRIESERGLLGSPSRVVDARLPSPPSNTNLCNFPRDTRVPINRIPRSSNSLLGSPIQNSYSTSRDRGSVSSSSSRFIGSREEQRSYSSMRPHTSLRGELAKRSDQ